A stretch of DNA from Cryptomeria japonica chromosome 4, Sugi_1.0, whole genome shotgun sequence:
ATAAGTTGATATTATCAGTCAATTTGCAAAGTTTTGAAAGATGCCCATAACATCAAAAAGGGAAGAATGTTTTTATAACTAAAATTAGTTATAAAATTTGGCAAAATAGATCTCTTATCATAAACATATCACCATCAAACCTGGCTACCTTGAAACCTAGGATGGGTTCCCTCTTATCATATCTTTGTTTCCGCACCTACGGTCTTTGGGTAACAATTTTCTTGAGATAAGTTGGAGCAAGGTGGAAGATTTCAAAACTTCTCAGATTCTAGATCAAGTATAAGTGTGTAGATGGAAAGAACCTACAAGTGGCCTCCAGGGGGTTACAAGGAGGACCGACAAGAACTTGGAATGACTTTGCCTCGCAAAGCTTGTAACTCCTTAGAGAGGAGAGATATTCTTGCTTGGGGCCCCAATCCGAAAGGAGAATTCTCGATGGCTTCGAGATATTAGGAGCTGGATAGGCAGATTCATGGGAGTATGAGGGTTTCTTAGTGGAAACACGTGTGGAGTAAGTTTTCTTGGCCCAAATGCAACTTCATGTGGTTGGTTGTTTAGAATAGGTGCCTAGCCTAGGATAATTTGAGAAAGAGAGGATTTTAGGGCCCTTCTATGTGTTGAAATTAGCCTTTCAGATTAATATAAGAACCCAGAAATCAGAATTAGCTCCTAATTAGATTGTTTGCTGATAAATAGAGATAAgaaaaatgaacacaaagacacaaataccctgggaaaacctccctctaggaggaaaaacccagcaacaacagatcctcagatctgattatgttaTATTGAATTGTAAGTACAATAAcaacccagctagggcacaattATCAGCTGAAACCAAACTTATCTCATAACCGCCGATTTGTGTGTGATTCAAGGGCTTCAGCTTGTTCGCTATCTTTGCAGCAGACTGTAGTATTTCGCATCACCAACAGAAGTGTTTCGCAGCACCTTCCTTGCTGACCTTTGGAGGAAGAATTCGCACTATAAGGAGCAGAGATATTTCGCACCTCTCAAATCCGCATGAATGTGAATATGTCTTTAAGCCTTGCAAGTGGCTGGTATATATATGGGGTTCATCTTTTTACTTATCTCTAAGTCGGCCCATTTAACCTTGGGCGCTAAAACCATTTTTGCATATTACAATGATGTGGATAGGTCCACACGTTTGGAGTGTAGGCTTAACTTCGTACATTtcaatatagggtcggccctataatgGAAGCATGTGTTTCTTTTATGTTTGGCGTGTAGGAGATAAAGGGGCCAGCCCTATGCACATAGAGATTGGGCCCAGCCCTAGaaggattcggatgatgcctttaaggcaatccgaatcctatttagtttcctaacctagttacaaaatcaacacTATGTGTTTTCTGTGCAATAACGGTGAGGAATGCTCTTCGCATATCTTCTTCATGTGCCCCTTTTCTAGGGGAATTTGGCATTGTTGTTGGGGAGTTTCGAATAAGGCTCGTCTCCATGTTTCCTCCTTGGTTGAGTTTTGGGGTCTTTTAGGGAACTCCCCAACTAAGACTCCTTTTCTGCGCATTGCTTGGAACATAGGCCTTACTTTTATTCTTTGGCAAATCTGGTTGGAAAGGAACAAAAGGAATTTTCAAGATAAGAAAATATTAAGTCATCAATTATTGATGTGGATTATGAGTGTTCTAACTGAAACCTTGTTAGCAAAATGTGACTTGTCTACCCATGTGGATCTGGGTAATTTGGTTGTCATTCAGAGGATGGGCTTGGTAGGATGCAATATGAAGCTCCCCTCTTCCAAGATGGGTCAACAGGCCAAGAGAAAGGTCTATCCGGATGGCTGTTGGTTGCCCCCTCCTCATGATGTGTTAAAGATAAATACTGATGGCTCCTCCAAGGGCAATCCTGGGCATGCAGGGATTGGTGGAATTGGTAGAGATAATTTTGGGGttgtccttttcttcttttctATGTATAAAGGTCAACATACTAACAACTTCATGGAGGCTCttgctatcctttatgctttggagAGAAGCTGTGCCCTAGGATGGAGAAAAATCGtatgtgaatctgattcacaaactGTGATTGATATGCTGAATAAGCGGCAGGTGGAGGGAACGAGCTGGTAATTGGCCTTGGTGGTCAATCAGATTGTGAGATTTTGTAGATCTTTGGATTAGGTTACCTTTTGCCACATTCCTTGGGAATGGAACAAGGTAGCAAATTATTTGAAGAAATGGGCTTTTACACAAATGGGTATGTGAAGTGTCAAGGACTGGGGTCACTTGTCCACAGAGTATTCTCAGAAATTAGAAGAGATTATTTGGGGGTTTTGAGAGACACCTGTTTGTCTGGTTATTTCTTTGCTTGATGTTTACCCTGTTGCTAAGCCTGCTGGCAATTGCTGCTTTGTAGTGATCTTTGTTGATTAATGATTTTTACCCCGCTTTCAAAAAAAAGCTGCTGTCTAGTTAACATTGTCTATAGGTAGTAAGTATTGGAAGGTGTTAAATATAAACTATCCAAGGGACCCTCTCGTTGTAATTGTCAGCATTGATTACCTTACATCTTCATTATAATCGAGATTATCTATATTAGAGCCTCTTCTGTTATCCTATAAGTCATCTAGGCAATAAACCACAATGGGTGGCTCGAAGATCAATATTTTGAACCTTTGTTTTTGCAATAGATAACGAAGCTAGCTTCTTAATATTTATAAATTGTTACAAAGTAGATCTTCTCAATTTCAGAAAAGAGCAATTTGAAAATCCTCATCAAAACCCCTTACAACAAAAAACAGAAATGGCCTGACAAAATTGCAGTCCTTCCTGTTTCAGCGGAGCAGCTACTTCTAAACCTTAAACCCTGTAAGGATTTCACATTTCGAAAAGAAAAATTCACCCTCTCAATTTTACTAAAATCCCTCCGAGTGGAATGATATCGAGTGGTAAAAGGATTCTGGGGTTCAATTTCATTGTAAAGAGTTGCAATTGAATAAATTGTTATGTACAAAATTGAAACCGTTTAATTTCTTTTATTCCTGGACCAGGTAGAACTCCAATCCGTCGACATCTTATTGAGGAGAACCCCACCAGCATACTTCAACGGCCAGCAAGGTGCGAGTACGCTTGGGCAATTTAACGGTGTTAAAAACAAAACCCTAATCTATACTAATTATTAACCGAAACAATTTGAACAAAAACAAAATAAGCCCTAGAACTAAATAAAAGAAATGCGGGAGGACAGGATCACCTCAGGCAACCATGCCTTGTTCTCCACGTCGGCCATCACAATGTTGAGCCATTCACCATTTTTGGCCTCCACCTCGGCCACAGTATTTGCCAAAGAAGCGCAAAGTCTGCACCTGGGCGAGTAGAACTCTAAGAGAGTCGCCTCTTTCTTAGTGGCGAGTGCTAACGCCAGAGCTCGCTCCTCCGCCTCTCCCTGCTCTTCTGGAGACAATTTAGAAGGCGCTGCTGCTGCTTTCAGTTTTATCTGACTATTGTTGCTCGCTAAACTGGTGATGACTTTCCCTGCATTGAAGAGCGATTGGAAAAGCCAGGGCATACCCACCCTGCATCCCTCTCCATTACACTCCCACGGCCATTTCCCACGCGAAAATTTTTCCTTCCCGTCCATGGCAATCCAGCCATCTCACATTAAACCGCATTCTCCTGCTTTCAGAGCTTGATCTCCTGtttttattcaaattaaaatatAGTAAACCtgtataaatattataaattaaaattttatatagttttaatGCGAAAATGAGTTTTTTAAAAAAGTATAACAAGTGTCATGTAGTGGTCATATTGtaataataaaaaatttgtttAGAGGTAGGTTAGATATATTCTTGCAAAATAGTATAATAGAATGCATATAATTATAAGATAGTTATAAAATTACAATAATGTCTATAACTAATTCAAATCTTAAATCTTAAATCTAACTCTAAATTTTTAACCTAATTCTAACTCTAAATCTAACATTAAATAGAACCttaatctttttttctttttttttttaatttagttctAGTTATGAATCTAACTCTAAgcctacacaatcaaatccaaaaacaaatcaCTGAATACTAAATTTAATCTTTTAAGTTAGAAATAATTTGCCTAAACCTTTATTCTAACATCGACTTTTATTATAAACCTAATTTTAATcctaattattataattattttagaattataataataaataagaattaagattaaagttataatataattaagaaatataaattaagttataatcatttgttaaaattataactataaaattaataattctttaatgaaaattttaatataattattaataatagaattattattattatattttgggTAATGTTATtcttaataaattatttataattaataaattaatctttATATAAAATTTTATACTATATTATTGCATTATGTAGATTTAATAATATGATAaggatatataatattatatttcatatattttataaatataatttagatTATAATTAAATATGTTAATAATATTGGTCAATAATttgtataatattaaattatttattcacACCTTAATCTCAAACCTTAATCacaaattttcttatattttaacaatttatatatttaacttactaatatattattatatataattttattattcattgattatatataattaacatgtttaattttgattttcttttattatCAAAAATCTATTGAATCctaatatattaattttaattatattattgtatatatagagatttaaatatattaataatatttataatattaaaaaaatttattcatcctttatctaatatttaatttaattatatattatatagaaaatatatattaatatgttTGTcaaagatatatatttatattatcaaattttatgAGGATAACTAAAGCTTTAAACGATTTAAAGATTTAGATAAAAActttaaataatttgaaaagaaaattaaaacataCCAAACAAtattttaatgacctaaaaatttgcctaaaaaaaTTCATGTAGAATGTGGATTAGGGAAATCTGGTAATAAGATGCAAAtaatttgagccaattagattcaagaaaaataatttttgtaatttgaaaacttaaaaatattgcatcttaactatttaaaattttaaaaacagaatcgaatgaaaaaattcataaatatgATTGGAAGAAAAACAATTGAATAATCATGAGTTAATGAAAATAGGGTgcaaccgattgcaatagtactagcctaacggcaagtactaataatTCAGTAAACCAAAGCTTTTTTTTGGTTGTTATTTATACATatagaaataaaatatttcttaagtAAATAAAGTCGctcaaaattatattttttcacatttttttagatagatgaatttaaaaatttatactAATATGTCTACCATCAATACATTCTATATCATAACTCATCATTCTCTTCTTCATCTCACTTCTTATATATTTCATAATCAACCTTCTCTTGTGACTTATTTTGTAGCTTCTACATATACCTATCATAGTGGCACCCAACCCTCTATGTTTACTATTCTCTATGTTGTCTTAAATGCACTATTTCAAAAGATTGATAAAGTTGAAAAAAAATAGATATTATGGCTAAAAGGTGTGAAGTTCCGCTCATCAACAAAAAGTGAGTGATGATAGACCAATTGCTAAGAGAAAATAAACTCTCTTTCACTTTGGGCTCAGCTAAACCAAGGAGAGTGTTCCTGGAGGTAATAATTAAGAAGATTTAATCACGAGTGaagatatgcaatattaataaaCTATTGTAGGATTCATATGTACACTTTGATTTTGAATTCTATCACTAGGTCAAAGATTAACCTACTAATATGACCTTTATTAAGGTGGTGAAAACCTCCTTACAAGGCTACAATATGTGGCTATACACAACACAATTCACTTGAGGAGAAATCTTTTAATGCTCACTACAAATGTTTCTCTAGTAAACATGTTAAACCATGAATTGCATATAACTCTACTTCCTACTCATAACTATTGGTTgatgataattattttaaatgTATGGAGGGTCAAACATTTTCAAGATTGGTGCCTTATAATGGGTTACAAACTGATAATAGACCATAAGAGACAACACATAGAAATAACAAAAGAGATATGATATTTAACAATTGGACATGCTTAATAATCCCTCTTAACTTTTAAAAACTCATATGCAATATAGGAAAAAACATTACAAATAACGTTTACAATATATTAAAATATTgtgacacttatctaatcaatgttaTATTCACAACAAATGTGGTGAGGGAAAAACTCTAAGCTAAGCAGAACATGTCACTCTTCTTCACTCAAAAAACTTCATAAAGATCTAAAATTAGCCAAGGAATCTACTAAAAACTAGTTGCCTCTTCATGATTTACAAAATGAATTTCTTTGACGATGACTAAAAATGTTTAGGTATTGAAACCCTATATCTTGTTGATATTACAGTTGTGTAAAAATGGAGAAATGACCACCTTCTTTTTGAAAAATGAGCTGGCATAGATAGCACTATGTTGATTGCCTTGTTGCTTTGAAAATCAAAAAGGAACTGGTGGTCAATGGATGAGGCGTGCAAGCTAAGATTAGATCCCACAATATTCAATGAGATGGCACCCTAAAGCTTGTACAAAAGCCATCTATGTTAGAAACATAACCATCACATCAATGGTGGAATGGCATTCCATTGACTATCACTTGATGTACATTTGAATTTATGCCCTTTGGAATCCCCTTGAAGTAATTGTAATATTAAATTTGGTCATTATTAGTGAACTAGGTCATGTGGAGAGGAAGGTGAGTGAATTGTGAAAAACATGAGAGTTTCAAGCATCAAGGGTAGAAGTTACCTCATAACCCACACCACTTGTCAAGGATCAAGGATTGAGAGAGTATGACATGTTTCATGCTCAAAGTAAACATATTAATGATAaatatcactagtacatttggcctaaaattccaacagaggtttctgacagagaaggtatattgtgaccaaatttgatttttttttgaaaaaatgctcgaatttgtcggaattcc
This window harbors:
- the LOC131036116 gene encoding uncharacterized protein LOC131036116, which translates into the protein MDGKEKFSRGKWPWECNGEGCRVGMPWLFQSLFNAGKVITSLASNNSQIKLKAAAAPSKLSPEEQGEAEERALALALATKKEATLLEFYSPRCRLCASLANTVAEVEAKNGEWLNIVMADVENKAWLPEVLQYDIKYVPCFVLLDTYGTALAKTGTPASRLHVLTGLSYLLESMWPIRKAMKPVQSSDDTSPNQGR